A DNA window from Mya arenaria isolate MELC-2E11 chromosome 17, ASM2691426v1 contains the following coding sequences:
- the LOC128223273 gene encoding uncharacterized protein LOC128223273, with protein MDGWGAMFDSSGSFVGEQMDLYGSQPQQTTDYSAEISQKRTAGSYGYDNGSAAKKLKPEYSQDYSQDYTADAPISWDQLGSGPTSWNDIAEQPSQQDEYAQLSEITSWDHISSKPKFTAAPRGGRGGARGFGSGDRGSRGRGGGGGDRGRGGSGDRGRGRGGRGGGRSIGWGSDTDSSGSGQFQDNSGGSGGYGGNKGGNFSRGGGSFGSSGGGGFNKSAGDRGRGRGGAGGRGFSRGGGDRGGGGTSWGSRGGGGGGGGGFGGSGGGFNRNQSLTLIQKFEKFKDFLKRDTARVNNIQCIEMGCNSLGLNLKTDYSVEELPRVYNRAVFSACLKVSGIFLARAVGGNKKELKHEVYNRAYDILTTRTIADINDLSDPGSDLIRACLERQLKMCGTHTFQEGSGQPVNQTVSEIITLVDKSLVGINRLSGGLEKLRQHLQFSNNQPDNVISRLEQGISASKCGIVHMFKNNEIRDAKGGLTHEGEFIVEDTCIARTTGKDKKAVKVETYEMAIEALLNKSVNELIIPVMKDVEEDDEENLMQNEAVVTGVSQGNLDGPPPIVKPSLAEASLLVRMKNLIYYVSQSSYSRNNMFMIDNTITNSGLVALCVYKRPKIDSDLCTSCELYIDNILVAIGRGNSEADCTKDAYDRAYGVISAASPSEIISGPKRLDKSVATAGPLVIRFEEKGALNIYTESNAPALEAEGFDPKNASCSIGDMVILEEPTWATDRKLSAFAILQLTCTMNGIPLEWTYAPVKNPAKKNYKHEAVPVGKYRCQIFLKGEEMADHTGYGKNKTRNHAASIYLYRIYEQRPVLQIVKQDDPSVWIPFVTIKSEADTLERTAGTPTQPDRTFIFEAIRKRIDSSFPSKDGNELVFGPGVSDIDKNQISAYVKSRNIKFEDRCFHGEMYFSIYGRPNLRDIAFALQNKPPGTVIGRYRLIPLDQLPKFSDIVATKPPAVSVPIKQESFTYY; from the exons ATGGATGGATGGGGCGCTATGTTTGATTCCAGCGGGAGTTTTGTTGGTGAACAAATGGATCTGTACGGTTCCCAACCTCAACAAACAACTGATTATTCGGCCGAGATCAGCCAGAAACGTACTGCAGGGAGTTATGGGTATGACAATGGAAGTGCTGCTAAGAAGTTAAAACCGGAGTATTCGCAGGATTATAGTCAAGATTACACCGCTGATGCACCAATTTCTTGGGATCAACTTGGCTCTGGGCCAACATCGTGGAATGATATTGCTGAGCAGCCATCGCAGCAAGATGAATATGCTCAGTTATCTGAGATTACATCTTGGGATCACATTTCGTCAAAGCCGAAATTTACTGCAGCACCTAGAGGGGGAAGAGGTGGTGCAAGAGGATTTGGGAGTGGAGATAGAGGCAGCAGAGGgaggggtggtggtggtggagatAGGGGTAGGGGTGGTAGTGGAGATAGGGGGAGGGGTAGAGGTGGAAGGGGTGGAGGGAGAAGCATAGGATGGGGAAGTGATACAGATTCTTCAGGGAGTGGGCAATTTCAGGATAATTCCGGGGGAAGTGGGGGATATGGAGGAAATAAAGGTGGGAACTTCAGTAGAGGTGGTGGCAGTTTTGGGAGTAGTGGGGGAGGAGGGTTTAATAAGAGTGCTGGTGATAGGGGTAGAGGGAGAGGAGGAGCAGGTGGTCGGGGATTCAGCAGGGGTGGGGGAGATAGAGGAGGGGGAGGGACCAGCTGGGGCAGTCGGGGTGGCGGTGGAGGAGGAGGAGGGGGATTTGGAGGTAGTGGAG GTGGGTTTAACCGTAATCAAAGCTTGACCCTGATTCAGAAg TTTGAAAAGTTCAAAGATTTCCTCAAGAGGGACACAGCACGGGTGAACAACATACAATGTATCGAAATGGGCTGTAACTCTCTAGGATTGAATCTGAAGACAGATTATTCTGTGGAGGAATTGCCACGGGTGTATAACAG GGCGGTGTTCAGTGCATGTCTCAAGGTGTCTGGTATCTTCCTGGCTCGCGCCGTCGGAGGAAACAAGAAAGAACTGAAACATGAGGTGTACAACAGGGCGTATGACATTCTCACAACCCGTACCATAGCGGATATCAATGATTTGTCAGATCCAGGGTCAGACTTAATCAG GGCATGCTTGGAGCGCCAGCTGAAGATGTGCGGGACTCACACATTCCAGGAGGGAAGCGGTCAACCGGTCAATCAAACAGTGTCAGAGATTATCACGCTGGTGGACAAGAGCTTGGTGGGAATTAACAGGCTCTCTGGTGGGCTGGAAAAACTCAGACAACATCTGCAG TTCTCCAACAACCAACCAGATAATGTGATCTCTCGGCTAGAACAGGGTATCTCAGCCTCCAAGTGTGGCATTGTACACATGTTCAAGAACAACGAGATCAGGGATGCCAAGGGGGGATTGACCCATGAGGGCGAATTTATTGTCg agGACACCTGTATTGCCAGAACCACGGGCAAAGACAAGAAGGCCGTCAAAGTTGAGACATATGAGATGGCGATAGAGGCCCTTCTCAACAAGTCTGTAAATGAACTGATTATCCCTGTTATGAAAGACGTCGAAGAGGATGATGAAGAAAATCTCATGCAAAATGAAGCTGTAGTTACTGGGGTCAGCCAGGGAAATCTG GATGGACCTCCTCCAATTGTCAAGCCATCTCTTGCAGAAGCGTCCCTGCTGGTGAGGATGAAAAACCTCATCTATTACGTATCACAATCTTCATACAGCAGAAACAACATGTTCATGATAGATAACACCATAACCAACAGTGGATTGGTGGCTCTGTGTGTGTATAAGAGGCCCAAGATTGACAGTGACCTGTGCACATCTTGTGAGCTGTACATTGATAACATACTTGTTGCTATTG GCAGGGGCAATTCCGAGGCCGACTGTACAAAGGATGCCTATGATCGAGCATATGGAGTCATTTCTGCTGCAAGCCCGTCTGAAATCATTAGCGGCCCAAAACGGTTGGACAAATCTGTTGCTACAGCAG GTCCACTAGTGATAAGGTTCGAAGAGAAGGGGGCTTTGAATATTTATACAGAATCAAACGCCCCTGCTCTGGAAGCAGAAGGATTTGACCCCAAGAATGCCTCCTGTAGTATTGGAGATATGGTGATTTTGGAGGAGCCCACCTGGGCCACTGATAGAAAGCTTAGTGCTTTTGCAATTCTGCAG CTGACATGCACTATGAATGGAATACCACTTGAATGGACGTATGCCCCTGTCAAGAACCCGGCAAAGAAAAATTACAAGCATGAAGCAGTGCCTGTTGGAAAATACAG GTGTCAGATATTTTTGAAAGGTGAAGAGATGGCAGACCACACGGGTTATGGCAAGAACAAGACGAGAAACCATGCCGCTTCCATTTACCTGTACCGTATTTATGAACAACGCCCGGTTCTTCag ATTGTCAAACAAGACGATCCATCAGTTTGGATTCCATTTGTCACGATCAAATCCGAGGCTGATACGCTGGAAAGAACAGCCGGAACACCCACGCAACCTGACAGGACCTTCATCTTCGAAGCAATACGAAAAAGAATCGATTCCTCTTTTCCTAGCAAAGATGGCAATGAGCTGGTTTTCGGACCAGGAGTTTCAGACATTGATAAGAACCAAATCAGCGCGTACGTTAAATCCCGGAATATTAAGTTTGAGGATCGTTGTTTCCACGGTGAAATGTACTTCTCCATCTATGGTCGGCCGAATCTACGGGATATAGCGTTTGCACTACAAAATAAGCCACCAGGTACAGTTATCGGGCGGTACCGGCTCATACCCCTGGATCAGCTACCGAAGTTCTCGGATATTGTTGCAACAAAACCCCCAGCGGTGTCTGTTCCGATAAAGCAAGAGAGCTTCACTTATTATTAG